A window of uncultured Litoreibacter sp. contains these coding sequences:
- a CDS encoding ATPase, T2SS/T4P/T4SS family, with amino-acid sequence MFSRYKKTDEPTKPANAPAPVEKKVEAAPEPRPAPKTPATSVAGDKELKRRQKLEEIRSELHHRLLDNLNLAALEDAPEKELKAEIAAICAEGLEEMAIVLNKEERQNLHAELFDEVTGLGPLEPLLKDETINDILVNGPNRVFIERAGKLELTSTRFKDEKHLLRIIDKIVSAVGRRVDESNPYVDARLKDGSRFNAMVPPIAVDGSLVSIRKFKKEKLGIDDLCKFGAFSEEMAAYLQAAVACRLNVIVSGGTGSGKTTTLNALSSFIDNSERILTIEDTAELQLQQVHVGRMESRPANVEGKGAVSQRDCLRNALRMRPDRIIVGETRGEEVIDMLQAMNTGHDGSMTTIHANSARDGVSRLENMIAMAGIEMPIKAVRAQISSAVNLIVQASRLQDGSRRMVSITEITGMEGDVISMQEVFRYQRLGLQPDGKILGQFTPLGVRSHYSERFKQWGYDLPSSIYEPVAAE; translated from the coding sequence ATGTTTTCTCGTTACAAAAAGACTGACGAACCTACCAAACCGGCAAATGCGCCGGCACCGGTTGAGAAAAAGGTAGAAGCCGCGCCAGAGCCGCGCCCTGCCCCCAAAACGCCCGCAACATCCGTTGCCGGTGACAAAGAGCTGAAGCGCCGCCAAAAGCTGGAAGAGATCCGGTCCGAGCTGCACCACCGCTTGCTGGACAACCTTAACCTGGCCGCGTTGGAAGACGCGCCGGAAAAGGAGCTTAAGGCCGAGATCGCCGCTATCTGCGCCGAGGGCCTGGAAGAAATGGCCATCGTCCTTAACAAGGAAGAGCGCCAGAACCTTCATGCTGAATTGTTTGACGAAGTCACGGGCCTGGGTCCGCTAGAGCCGCTTCTGAAAGACGAAACGATCAACGATATTCTGGTCAACGGCCCCAACCGCGTGTTCATCGAACGCGCCGGTAAGTTGGAGCTGACCTCAACCCGTTTCAAGGACGAAAAGCACCTGCTGCGCATCATCGACAAGATCGTGTCGGCGGTGGGTCGCCGTGTGGACGAAAGCAACCCTTACGTGGATGCCCGTTTGAAAGACGGCTCGCGTTTTAACGCCATGGTCCCGCCGATTGCGGTGGACGGCTCGCTCGTCTCCATTCGTAAATTCAAAAAGGAAAAGCTGGGCATTGATGACTTGTGCAAATTTGGCGCTTTCTCGGAAGAAATGGCCGCCTATCTGCAAGCCGCGGTTGCCTGCCGGCTGAATGTGATTGTGTCGGGTGGTACAGGTTCGGGTAAAACGACCACGCTGAACGCGTTGTCGTCCTTTATCGACAACTCGGAACGTATCCTGACGATCGAGGATACGGCGGAACTTCAACTCCAACAGGTTCACGTCGGCCGGATGGAATCCCGCCCCGCCAACGTGGAAGGCAAAGGCGCTGTGTCCCAGCGCGACTGTCTGCGAAACGCCCTGCGGATGCGTCCTGACCGCATCATCGTGGGTGAGACGCGTGGCGAGGAAGTTATCGACATGTTGCAAGCCATGAACACGGGCCACGACGGGTCGATGACCACAATTCACGCCAACTCCGCACGTGATGGGGTTTCGCGTTTGGAAAACATGATCGCCATGGCGGGTATCGAGATGCCGATCAAGGCGGTGCGCGCACAAATCTCTAGCGCTGTGAACCTGATCGTGCAGGCGTCGCGTCTGCAAGACGGCTCGCGGCGCATGGTGTCGATCACCGAAATCACAGGCATGGAAGGTGACGTTATCTCCATGCAGGAAGTGTTCCGCTATCAGCGCCTGGGCCTACAGCCCGACGGGAAGATCCTTGGCCAATTCACGCCTCTTGGTGTGCGGTCGCATTATTCAGAACGGTTCAAGCAGTGGGGCTATGATTTGCCTTCCTCGATCTACGAACCCGTCGCTGCGGAGTAA
- a CDS encoding AAA family ATPase yields MTSSVALQPEAAPITACTVARDVQNFDLLIEDMEAELGESWGDLNFADATAYLGQPDASALEFIAIAVDSEDEDKLTEIGDLITRTKDMNIRVILIADELSPIALHQLLKLGADDFVPYPLPEGALHDAIERIRTPEPEPVVVYEEAPSSGAGGPSLRNAKPGDHNGVILPVHGLAGGAGSSTFAVNLAWELATIDKNNSPKVCLLDLDFQFGSASTYLDLPRRDAVYEMLSDIESTDDEAFKQTLLQFNEKISVLTAPADILPLDLVSPPEIERLVELAQRNFDFVVIDMPTSLVQWTETILGMCQVYFGLLELDLRSAQNALRMIRALKAEDLPHEKVRYALNRAPKFTDMAGKSRAKRMAESLDIDLSLHLPDGGKQVAQACDHGLPIVDSAAKNPLRKEIAKLAQSLLDVERAEETG; encoded by the coding sequence ATGACGAGTAGTGTAGCGTTACAACCCGAAGCAGCACCTATCACAGCGTGCACCGTCGCGCGCGACGTGCAGAACTTTGATCTGCTGATCGAGGACATGGAAGCCGAGCTTGGTGAAAGCTGGGGCGACCTGAACTTTGCCGATGCCACTGCGTATCTTGGACAGCCGGATGCCTCTGCATTGGAATTCATTGCGATTGCCGTGGACAGCGAAGATGAAGACAAGCTGACCGAAATCGGCGATCTGATCACCCGCACCAAAGACATGAACATCCGCGTCATCCTGATTGCCGATGAGCTGTCGCCTATTGCTCTGCACCAGCTACTGAAACTCGGCGCGGATGACTTTGTCCCCTACCCGCTTCCCGAAGGCGCGTTGCATGACGCGATCGAACGGATCCGCACCCCGGAGCCTGAACCAGTCGTGGTCTATGAAGAAGCGCCAAGTTCCGGCGCAGGCGGCCCTTCGCTGCGCAACGCAAAACCCGGTGATCATAACGGTGTCATCCTGCCGGTCCATGGGTTGGCGGGCGGCGCGGGCAGTTCCACCTTCGCAGTGAACCTTGCCTGGGAACTGGCCACCATCGACAAGAACAACAGCCCAAAAGTTTGCCTGCTTGATCTGGATTTCCAGTTCGGGTCGGCCTCGACCTATCTTGACCTGCCGCGACGCGACGCGGTCTATGAGATGCTGTCTGACATCGAAAGCACTGATGACGAGGCGTTCAAGCAAACGTTGCTGCAGTTCAACGAAAAGATCAGCGTGCTGACGGCCCCGGCCGACATCTTGCCGCTGGACCTTGTCAGCCCTCCCGAAATCGAACGCCTGGTCGAACTGGCCCAGCGCAACTTTGATTTCGTTGTCATCGACATGCCGACCTCGTTGGTGCAATGGACCGAAACCATCCTCGGTATGTGCCAGGTCTACTTTGGGTTGCTGGAACTAGACCTGCGGTCCGCACAAAACGCATTGCGCATGATCCGCGCGTTGAAGGCCGAAGATTTGCCGCATGAGAAAGTGCGCTACGCACTGAACCGCGCACCAAAGTTCACAGACATGGCTGGCAAGAGCCGCGCCAAACGTATGGCAGAAAGCCTCGACATCGACCTGTCGCTGCATCTGCCTGACGGTGGCAAGCAAGTGGCGCAAGCCTGCGACCACGGCCTGCCAATTGTTGACAGCGCCGCGAAGAACCCGCTGCGCAAAGAAATCGCAAAGCTCGCCCAGTCGTTGCTCGATGTCGAGCGCGCTGAAGAGACCGGATAG
- a CDS encoding OmpA family protein: MTIGLSACGGDFYREAGATVDEGGFGNPTMTNSLISTGQLAVAEGLARRFENEVPPSVNFAFNSAKLDAASRQILLRQANWIRQFPEVRFRVYGHTDLVGSNSYNKSLGLRRANAVVRFLSTQGISRSRLEAVVSFGETQPLVVTEGRERRNRRTVTEVSGFVDGHPSLLDGKYAAIIYREHLESAGRSVFDEVSAGVTQ, encoded by the coding sequence ATGACAATCGGCCTCAGCGCTTGCGGCGGGGATTTCTACCGCGAAGCCGGCGCCACCGTCGACGAGGGCGGCTTCGGCAACCCGACCATGACAAACAGCCTGATTTCCACCGGCCAGCTGGCCGTGGCAGAGGGCCTCGCCCGCCGGTTTGAAAACGAAGTGCCGCCATCGGTAAACTTCGCATTCAACAGCGCAAAACTGGATGCGGCGTCGCGCCAAATCCTGCTGCGTCAGGCCAACTGGATCCGCCAATTCCCGGAAGTCCGCTTCCGCGTCTATGGTCACACCGATCTGGTAGGTTCCAACAGCTACAACAAGTCACTGGGCCTGCGCCGCGCGAATGCGGTTGTTCGGTTCCTGTCGACACAAGGCATCAGTCGCTCCCGCCTGGAAGCCGTTGTCTCATTCGGGGAAACGCAGCCTTTGGTTGTGACCGAGGGCCGCGAACGCCGCAACCGGCGTACCGTGACCGAAGTGTCCGGCTTTGTTGATGGACATCCGTCCCTTCTTGACGGCAAATATGCCGCCATTATCTACCGCGAACACCTCGAGTCCGCTGGACGTTCCGTGTTCGACGAAGTGTCCGCAGGGGTCACTCAATAA
- a CDS encoding type II and III secretion system protein family protein, whose product MNMKQLFSAGLIGLALSTFTPVMGIAQNLSITSGSTARNLNVAINRAVVVESDVPFAELSVANPSIADIATLSDRTIYVLGKAPGRTTLTLLGPDGKLITNVEVRVAPDIAEFKERLREVLPGEKIEVRTANDGIVLSGTVSSIVKLDRALDLAQRYAPEAVSNLMSVGGTQQVMLKVRFAEMSRSVAKDLSVSLGFATSGGNFGANGFTQTFQDGTNPSTLFPTGGGAGSFASNRTRNGALAIGFGSGSLQAAVLIEALETKGLVRTLAEPNLTALSGQQAEFLAGGEVPIPVSSENGIAIEYRPFGVELAFTPTVVDQDVINLNLATSVSSLDTTNSVSTGGVSVPSFSKRASSTTVELRDGESFAIAGLLQDDFVDLAGQVPWLGDIPVLGALFRSANYSRRQTELVIIITAHLVNPSRGDSFVLPTDRIRPPTERELFLNGSVAQAVRGSGGATGEVARQDFSGSYGYVLE is encoded by the coding sequence ATGAACATGAAGCAGCTCTTTAGCGCAGGCCTTATCGGTCTCGCACTTTCTACCTTTACTCCTGTTATGGGCATCGCCCAGAACCTGAGCATCACCAGCGGATCGACGGCACGTAATCTAAACGTCGCCATTAACCGCGCGGTTGTTGTCGAAAGCGACGTCCCATTCGCCGAGCTTTCGGTCGCCAACCCTTCCATTGCAGACATCGCTACCTTGTCGGACCGCACTATATACGTGTTGGGCAAAGCACCGGGGCGCACCACGCTGACCCTGCTTGGCCCTGATGGCAAGTTGATCACCAATGTCGAGGTCCGGGTGGCCCCCGACATCGCAGAATTCAAAGAACGCCTGCGCGAAGTTCTTCCAGGTGAGAAAATCGAAGTACGCACCGCCAATGACGGCATCGTTTTGTCGGGCACCGTATCTTCTATCGTCAAATTGGACCGCGCACTGGATCTGGCACAACGCTACGCACCAGAAGCCGTGTCCAACCTGATGAGCGTCGGCGGCACCCAGCAAGTCATGCTGAAAGTGCGCTTCGCCGAGATGAGCCGCTCTGTCGCGAAAGACCTGTCGGTGAGCCTTGGCTTTGCCACCTCCGGCGGCAACTTTGGCGCAAACGGCTTCACGCAGACCTTCCAGGATGGCACCAACCCCAGCACCCTGTTCCCAACAGGCGGCGGCGCGGGCAGCTTTGCATCGAACAGAACCCGCAACGGGGCCTTGGCCATCGGCTTCGGCAGCGGCAGCCTTCAGGCCGCCGTCTTGATCGAAGCTCTTGAGACCAAAGGGCTTGTGCGCACTCTGGCAGAACCGAACCTGACGGCGCTTTCGGGCCAACAGGCGGAATTCCTGGCTGGTGGCGAGGTTCCGATCCCGGTTTCCAGCGAAAACGGCATCGCCATCGAATACCGCCCATTTGGTGTGGAGCTGGCCTTCACCCCGACGGTGGTCGACCAAGACGTCATCAACCTGAACCTGGCAACCTCGGTCTCGAGCCTTGATACGACCAACTCGGTGTCTACCGGCGGCGTTTCGGTTCCATCGTTCAGCAAACGCGCCTCATCCACCACGGTGGAGCTGCGCGACGGCGAGAGCTTCGCAATCGCGGGCCTGCTGCAAGACGACTTTGTCGACCTTGCAGGTCAGGTTCCATGGCTGGGCGACATCCCGGTTCTGGGTGCCCTGTTCCGCAGCGCGAACTACAGCCGCCGCCAGACCGAGCTGGTGATCATCATCACCGCCCACCTGGTGAACCCAAGCCGCGGTGACAGCTTCGTGCTGCCGACTGACCGCATCCGTCCACCAACCGAACGCGAACTGTTTCTCAACGGCTCCGTCGCACAAGCAGTGCGCGGATCCGGCGGGGCAACAGGCGAAGTGGCCCGCCAAGACTTTTCGGGCTCGTACGGCTACGTTTTGGAGTAA
- the cpaB gene encoding Flp pilus assembly protein CpaB produces MRVLFGLVLVVGIGLAGFAVYMAKNRIGEYQATLAEQQAKLASNVPLEPVFVLKKRIAYGEKLTKEHVKIIAWPENAIPEGAFQEGPALFPESGDLRTVLRVMEKDEAVLAVKVTEPGEDAGVSSRLQKGMRAFALRVDVSSGVSGFLRPGDNVDVYWTGKARGRNVTKLIETNLQLLAVDQIADGDRNAPTIARTVTVMAPPPRIAALAQAQSSGRLTLSLVGAGDDTEIASVEIDQNELLGIEEKVQIEREAAEVCTIKTRKGAEVVEIPVQCPE; encoded by the coding sequence ATGAGAGTTCTATTTGGGTTGGTGTTGGTCGTGGGGATCGGACTGGCAGGGTTTGCGGTCTATATGGCCAAAAACCGGATCGGCGAATATCAGGCCACTTTGGCCGAGCAACAGGCAAAGCTGGCCAGCAACGTTCCGCTGGAACCGGTATTCGTGCTGAAGAAGCGTATCGCGTACGGCGAGAAGCTGACCAAGGAGCACGTCAAGATCATTGCTTGGCCTGAGAACGCCATCCCTGAAGGTGCGTTCCAGGAGGGCCCTGCCCTGTTCCCGGAATCAGGTGATCTGCGCACCGTGTTGCGCGTCATGGAAAAAGACGAGGCCGTGCTGGCGGTTAAAGTGACTGAACCTGGCGAAGACGCCGGCGTGTCATCGCGCCTGCAAAAGGGCATGCGCGCGTTTGCGCTTCGGGTCGACGTGTCTTCGGGCGTTTCCGGCTTCTTGCGTCCGGGCGACAACGTGGACGTGTACTGGACCGGCAAGGCGCGCGGGCGTAACGTCACCAAACTCATCGAAACCAACCTGCAGCTGTTGGCTGTTGACCAGATCGCCGATGGCGACCGCAACGCCCCAACAATTGCGCGGACAGTCACCGTCATGGCGCCTCCGCCACGCATCGCGGCATTGGCGCAGGCCCAATCGTCGGGTCGCCTGACCCTGTCGCTGGTTGGCGCAGGCGATGACACCGAGATCGCTTCGGTCGAAATTGACCAAAACGAGCTGCTTGGCATCGAAGAGAAAGTACAGATCGAACGCGAAGCCGCCGAGGTTTGCACAATCAAGACGCGCAAGGGCGCCGAAGTTGTGGAAATCCCCGTACAATGCCCTGAGTGA
- a CDS encoding pilus assembly protein → MLNWIKSFALEEDGAVTVDWVILSAGVISLALAAVGVITDGTEDISGDVDTKLKSQLISTSFESDDSV, encoded by the coding sequence ATGTTGAACTGGATAAAAAGTTTTGCACTGGAAGAAGACGGTGCTGTTACCGTGGATTGGGTTATCCTGTCCGCTGGTGTCATTAGCTTGGCACTTGCCGCGGTTGGCGTGATCACAGATGGCACCGAAGACATTTCCGGCGACGTTGACACCAAGCTGAAAAGCCAACTGATCAGCACGTCGTTTGAAAGCGACGACAGCGTCTAA
- a CDS encoding pilus assembly protein, with protein sequence MTKLFKNFVADESGAVTVDWVVLTAAIVGLGIAVMASVSDGLENLSGDIDTQLSDQGISTTF encoded by the coding sequence ATGACTAAACTGTTCAAAAACTTCGTAGCTGACGAATCTGGCGCCGTGACTGTTGACTGGGTTGTTCTGACCGCAGCTATCGTTGGTCTGGGCATCGCTGTTATGGCTTCCGTTTCGGACGGCCTGGAAAACCTTTCCGGCGACATCGACACTCAGCTGTCTGACCAAGGTATCTCGACTACTTTCTAA
- a CDS encoding lytic transglycosylase domain-containing protein, whose amino-acid sequence MSYRRNILITALALCVAAPVSAGSHKPAFGGDFTFRKIKPPSSGAGRRITVQIKPEDQPKVAAAAPKAASKAKSSDLDWFWDTVSPDIGTPVAGRFTDAVEHVAKAPTGKGVPEPRLDTLQSIASAHGTDILIQTLDKKVSPALVLALIAVESGGRTGAESNKGAQGLMQLIPDTAARFGVTDSTDPVQNIKGGVAYLDWLMKEFNGDPILALAGYNAGEGAVRSHNGVPPYAETRLYVPKVLAAWRVARSICLTPPLLVSDGCVFRTKG is encoded by the coding sequence ATGTCGTACAGACGAAATATCCTGATAACAGCGCTCGCGCTTTGCGTGGCAGCACCCGTGTCTGCGGGGTCTCACAAGCCTGCTTTTGGCGGAGATTTCACCTTTCGCAAGATCAAGCCGCCCTCATCGGGGGCCGGTCGCAGGATCACGGTGCAAATCAAACCTGAAGATCAGCCCAAAGTGGCGGCCGCGGCCCCAAAAGCGGCCAGCAAGGCCAAATCGTCCGATCTTGATTGGTTCTGGGACACGGTCTCTCCTGATATTGGCACACCGGTCGCGGGGCGTTTTACCGATGCGGTCGAACATGTTGCCAAGGCCCCCACAGGAAAAGGGGTCCCCGAACCACGCCTCGACACGTTGCAAAGCATTGCGAGCGCGCACGGCACGGATATCTTGATTCAAACGCTCGACAAGAAAGTGTCACCCGCGTTGGTGCTGGCGCTGATCGCTGTGGAGTCTGGTGGCCGCACCGGTGCGGAAAGCAACAAAGGCGCACAGGGCCTGATGCAGTTGATCCCGGATACGGCTGCGCGGTTTGGCGTGACCGATTCGACGGATCCCGTTCAAAACATAAAGGGCGGCGTTGCGTATCTTGATTGGCTGATGAAAGAGTTCAACGGCGATCCTATTCTGGCGCTCGCGGGGTATAATGCGGGGGAGGGTGCGGTGCGCAGCCACAATGGCGTGCCGCCTTATGCGGAAACCCGCCTCTACGTCCCAAAGGTCCTGGCGGCCTGGCGCGTTGCGCGGTCCATATGTCTGACGCCGCCCTTGCTTGTCAGCGACGGCTGCGTGTTCCGCACGAAGGGCTAA
- a CDS encoding UbiA family prenyltransferase, which produces MAKTKPLVLDVDGSFLRTDMLFECFWAGMGRDPIATLRVIKDTFGDKAALKAGLADLARPRVDLMPVSAPVEAVVAAAKSQKVEVVLASASDISLVTELAQVHDLSPTVFASENGVNLRGAAKADALVEAYGEGGFHYAGNEPGDMAIWERADEAIIVGTVAGAKLALIAEHGVTELPGGWAWRDLIRALRPHQYVKNVLLLLPLIAAHQFGLVPFLTILLAIVAFSAAASCIYVVNDLLDLEADRLHVKKKHRPFASGAVPINVGMITCLALGVIALGVAAFLNWAFFGIVALYMLLSLAYSLKLKRLRWVDIATLAALYTIRVVAGAAAAEINVTGYMLAFIFPVFVTLGCVKRLTELTLATSDERLPGRGYGKPDRPDLMNVACLGMFAALLVFFLYSYTDHALSLYKSQWLLWVAMLPIGGWLWRMVSLGYKGKQDHDPIVFAMKDRHGLSLLIFAITIMFYAAGLFHDAFGF; this is translated from the coding sequence ATGGCAAAGACGAAACCCCTGGTCCTTGATGTGGACGGCTCGTTCCTGCGTACCGACATGTTGTTTGAATGCTTTTGGGCCGGGATGGGGCGCGATCCCATCGCGACGCTGCGCGTCATCAAAGACACGTTCGGTGACAAGGCTGCATTGAAGGCGGGGCTGGCCGACCTTGCGCGCCCGCGTGTCGATCTGATGCCGGTCAGCGCGCCTGTCGAGGCGGTCGTTGCAGCCGCGAAGTCCCAAAAGGTCGAGGTGGTGCTGGCGTCGGCCTCCGATATATCGTTGGTGACCGAGCTTGCGCAGGTCCATGATCTATCCCCGACGGTCTTCGCGTCCGAAAACGGTGTGAACCTGCGTGGTGCGGCCAAGGCAGACGCTCTGGTGGAGGCTTACGGCGAAGGTGGGTTCCATTACGCCGGCAACGAACCAGGAGACATGGCGATCTGGGAACGGGCCGATGAGGCAATCATCGTGGGCACGGTTGCAGGGGCCAAATTGGCTCTGATTGCCGAGCATGGCGTGACCGAGTTGCCCGGCGGGTGGGCGTGGCGGGACCTGATCCGCGCCCTGCGACCGCATCAGTATGTCAAAAACGTTCTGTTGTTGCTGCCGTTGATTGCGGCGCACCAATTCGGGCTGGTCCCGTTCCTGACGATCCTGTTGGCCATCGTGGCTTTTTCTGCCGCGGCTTCCTGCATCTATGTGGTCAACGATTTGCTCGACCTCGAGGCAGACCGGCTGCATGTGAAGAAGAAGCATCGTCCCTTTGCCAGTGGCGCAGTGCCGATAAATGTCGGCATGATAACCTGTCTGGCACTCGGAGTGATCGCGCTTGGCGTTGCGGCGTTCCTCAATTGGGCGTTTTTCGGAATAGTCGCGCTCTATATGCTGCTGTCGCTTGCCTATTCGCTGAAGCTGAAGCGGTTGCGCTGGGTCGATATCGCCACGTTGGCCGCTCTCTATACTATACGGGTCGTAGCGGGGGCGGCTGCGGCTGAGATCAATGTCACCGGCTACATGTTGGCGTTCATCTTCCCGGTTTTTGTCACGCTGGGATGCGTGAAGCGCTTGACGGAGCTGACGTTGGCCACCTCTGACGAGCGTCTGCCGGGCAGGGGGTATGGCAAGCCCGACCGCCCCGATTTGATGAATGTCGCGTGCCTTGGCATGTTTGCGGCTTTGCTTGTGTTCTTCCTCTACAGCTATACCGATCACGCGCTATCGCTTTACAAGTCGCAATGGTTGCTTTGGGTGGCGATGCTGCCAATTGGCGGCTGGCTGTGGCGCATGGTGTCTCTGGGGTACAAGGGCAAGCAGGACCACGATCCTATCGTATTCGCCATGAAGGACCGGCACGGGCTGTCGCTGCTGATCTTTGCGATCACCATTATGTTCTACGCCGCTGGGCTGTTCCACGACGCGTTCGGGTTCTGA
- a CDS encoding SDR family NAD(P)-dependent oxidoreductase gives MTENWIILGATSSMAKAFARAVAEDGARVFLAGRDMADLEASATDCMLRGADAAEAVAFDARQQSGFAAIVNRVAKEEGMINVAVFVGSMPPQDAIDADPSLIEGVVMDSYTGPAAFLQTIAPEMENRGGGSVIGVGSVAGDRGRIGNYVYGSAKAGFHTYLSGLRNRLTRSGGHVVTVKPGFVDSAMTWGIEGMFLVAPPGKVAADLLKAVEKKKNVIYTPFFWAIIMGIITRIPERIFKKMSV, from the coding sequence ATGACCGAGAATTGGATCATACTTGGGGCGACCTCTTCTATGGCGAAGGCCTTTGCCCGTGCCGTTGCCGAAGACGGTGCGCGTGTTTTTCTGGCCGGTCGCGATATGGCGGATTTAGAGGCAAGCGCGACCGACTGCATGCTGCGTGGCGCTGACGCGGCCGAAGCCGTGGCCTTTGACGCCCGGCAGCAGTCAGGCTTCGCAGCCATAGTGAACCGGGTCGCCAAAGAAGAAGGCATGATAAACGTCGCCGTTTTCGTGGGCTCGATGCCGCCGCAAGACGCCATCGATGCGGACCCATCGCTGATCGAGGGCGTGGTAATGGACAGCTACACCGGCCCTGCCGCATTTTTGCAGACGATTGCACCGGAGATGGAAAACCGCGGCGGCGGTAGCGTGATTGGCGTGGGCTCGGTAGCAGGTGACCGCGGCCGGATCGGCAATTACGTGTATGGATCCGCGAAAGCGGGTTTCCACACCTACCTAAGCGGATTGCGCAACCGGCTTACGCGTTCGGGGGGCCATGTGGTCACCGTAAAGCCCGGCTTCGTCGACAGCGCAATGACATGGGGCATTGAGGGTATGTTCCTCGTGGCGCCTCCTGGAAAGGTGGCCGCAGACTTGTTGAAGGCCGTGGAGAAGAAGAAGAACGTGATCTACACGCCCTTCTTCTGGGCCATCATCATGGGAATTATCACCCGCATCCCGGAGCGCATCTTCAAGAAGATGAGCGTGTAG
- a CDS encoding FAD-binding oxidoreductase yields MLWKTLTYTGWGRVAEATGPVARPERVSSLAAALADDAGPAIGNCRSYGDACLNDGHSAIKMVRLDRMIGFDTETGILEVEAGMPVGEIAKIFAPQGWLPAVMPGTGFATVGGCIANDVHGKNHHGAGSFGQHVTEITLMNGGKTQKVGPKKNAAFFKATIGGLGQTGVIVSAKLQLLACKGDLMTVTERRIDGFDEFVEALDGSEATYTVGWIDATAKGDALGRGILEEGETGYGLVPAKKKSKSVPFNAPRFALSKPVVKMFNSAYFRRVPETGRTSVKPIQDFFFPLDAIHDWNKLYGKHGFMQFQCVVPPAQLDALKRMLEKIAHSGLASPLAVLKRMGSGSAGLMSFPMEGYTLAVDFRAGDKAAKLIGQLEAMTAEAGGRVYLAKDATLEAKHLPSMYPNLAKFAAAANKADPEGHYETDLTRRLKIRSAS; encoded by the coding sequence ATGCTTTGGAAAACGCTCACCTATACTGGTTGGGGCCGGGTGGCCGAAGCCACCGGCCCGGTGGCCCGCCCTGAACGGGTGTCTTCGCTCGCCGCCGCATTGGCGGATGACGCAGGCCCCGCAATTGGCAATTGCCGCTCATATGGCGATGCCTGCCTGAATGACGGTCACAGCGCTATCAAGATGGTGCGGCTTGACCGGATGATCGGCTTTGACACAGAGACCGGCATTTTGGAGGTCGAGGCCGGAATGCCAGTGGGCGAGATCGCCAAGATATTTGCGCCGCAAGGCTGGCTGCCCGCCGTGATGCCGGGCACCGGCTTCGCCACCGTTGGTGGCTGCATCGCCAACGACGTGCATGGCAAAAACCACCATGGCGCAGGCTCGTTTGGACAGCATGTAACCGAGATAACCTTGATGAACGGCGGCAAGACCCAAAAAGTTGGACCCAAGAAGAATGCCGCCTTCTTTAAGGCCACCATTGGCGGTCTGGGGCAGACAGGCGTGATCGTGTCAGCCAAACTTCAGCTGCTGGCCTGCAAGGGAGATCTGATGACGGTCACCGAACGCCGCATCGACGGGTTTGACGAATTTGTCGAGGCGCTGGACGGGTCGGAGGCCACCTATACCGTCGGCTGGATCGACGCGACCGCCAAAGGCGACGCGCTGGGCCGCGGGATTTTGGAAGAAGGCGAAACCGGATACGGGCTGGTGCCCGCCAAGAAGAAGTCGAAGTCCGTGCCGTTCAACGCGCCACGCTTCGCGCTGTCCAAGCCGGTGGTGAAGATGTTCAACAGCGCCTATTTCCGCCGCGTGCCGGAAACAGGGCGCACCAGCGTGAAGCCCATTCAGGACTTCTTCTTCCCGCTGGATGCGATCCATGACTGGAACAAGCTCTACGGCAAACACGGCTTCATGCAGTTCCAATGCGTGGTGCCGCCTGCACAATTGGACGCGCTGAAGCGCATGCTGGAGAAGATCGCCCATAGCGGGCTGGCTTCCCCCCTGGCCGTACTGAAACGCATGGGCAGCGGCAGCGCCGGCCTGATGAGCTTCCCGATGGAAGGTTATACATTGGCCGTTGATTTTCGTGCGGGCGATAAAGCGGCAAAGCTAATCGGCCAGCTGGAGGCAATGACCGCCGAAGCCGGGGGCCGCGTCTATCTGGCCAAGGACGCGACGCTGGAGGCCAAACACCTGCCATCCATGTATCCAAACCTTGCGAAGTTCGCCGCAGCGGCCAACAAAGCCGACCCCGAAGGCCATTATGAAACCGACCTCACCCGTCGATTGAAGATCAGGAGCGCGTCATGA